The Equus asinus isolate D_3611 breed Donkey chromosome 22, EquAss-T2T_v2, whole genome shotgun sequence genome has a segment encoding these proteins:
- the XPOT gene encoding exportin-T isoform X1 encodes MFVEPSVGSEGACRSQQTPRTAARMDEQALLGLNPNADSDFRQRALAYFEQLKISPDAWQACAEALAQRTYSDDHIKFFCFQVLEHQVKYKYSELTTIQQQLIRETLISWLQAQMLNPQPEKTFIRNKAAQVFALLFVTEYLTKWPKFFFDILSVVGLNSRGVDLYLRILMAIDSELVDRDVVHTSEEARRNTLIKDTMREQCIPNLVESWYQILQNYQYTNSEVTCQCLEVVGAYVSWIDLSLIANDRFINMLLGHMSIEVLREEACDCLFEIVNKGMDPVDKMKLVESLCQVLQSAGFFSIDQEEDVDFLARFSKLVNGMGQSLIASWTKLIKNGDIKNAQEALQAIETKVALMLQLLIHEDDDISSNIIGFCYDYLHILKQLTMLSDQQKANVEAIMLAVMKKLTYDEEYNFENEGEDEAMFVEYRKQLKLLLDRLAQVSPELLLASVRRVFSSTLQNWQTTRFMEVEVAIRLLYMLAEALPVSHGAHFSGDVSKASALQDMMRTLVTSGVSSYQHTSVTLEFFETVVRYEKFFTVEPQHIPCVLMAFLDHRGLRHASAKVRSRTAYLFSRFVKSLNKQMNPFIEDILNRIQDLLELSPPENGYQSLLSSDDQLFIYETAGVLIVNSEYPAERKQALMRNLLTPLMEKFKILLEKLMLAQDEERQASLADCLNHAVGFASRTSKAFSNKQTVKQCGCSEVYLDCLQTFLPALSCPLQKDVLRSGVRTFLHRMIICLEEEVLPFIPSASEHMLKDCEAKDLQELIPLINQITAKFKVQVSPFLQQMFMPLLHAIFEVLLRPAEDNDQSAALEKQMLRRSYFAFLQTVTGSGMSEVIANQGAENVERVLVTVIQGAVEYPDPIAQKTCFIILSKLVELWGGEDGPVGFADFVYKHIVPACFLAPLKQTFDLADAQTVLALSECAVTLKTIHLKRGPECVQYLQQEYLPSLQVAPEIIQEFCQALQQPDAKVFKNYLKVFFQRAKP; translated from the exons ATGTTTGTGGAGCCCTCTGTGGGATCCGAGGGTGCCTGTCGTAGTCAGCAGACTCCACGGACGGCAGCAAGGATGGATGAACAGGCTCTCCTAGGGCTAAACCCAAATGCCGACTCCGACTTCAGACAAAGG GCCCTGGCCTATTTTGAGCAGTTAAAGATTTCCCCAGATGCCTGGCAGGCGTGTGCAGAAGCTCTAGCCCAGAGGACATACAG tgatgATCACATAAAGTTTTTCTGCTTTCAAGTACTAGAACATCAAGTTAAATACAA ATATTCAGAACTAACTACTATTCAACAACAACTAATTAGGGAGACGCTCATATCTTGGCTTCAAGCTCAG ATGCTGAATCCCCAGCCAGAGAAGACCTTTATACGGAACAAGGCTGCCCAGGTCTTTGCCTTGCTCTTTGTTACAGAGTATCTCACGAAATGGCCCAAGTTTTTTTTCGACATTCTCTCAGTAGTGGGCCTAAATTCCAGGGGAGTAGATCTGTACCTCCGGATCCTCATGGCTATTGATTCAGAGTTGGTGGATCGTGATGTAGTGCATACATCAGAG gaggCTCGTAGGAATACGCTAATAAAAGATACCATGAGGGAACAGTGCATTCCAAACTTGGTGGAATCATGGTACCAAATCCTACAGAATTATCAGTATACTAATTCAGAAGTGACGTGTCAGTGCCTTGAAGTAGTTGGGGCTTATGTCTCCTGGATAGACTTATCCCTCATAGCCAATGATAG GTTTATAAATATGCTGCTAGGTCATATGTCAATAGAAGTTCTGCGGGAAGAAGCGTGTGACTGTTTATTTGAAATTGTAAATAAAGGAATGGATCCTGTTGATAAAATGAAACTGGTAGAGTCTTTGTGTCAAGTATTACAGTCTGCTGGGTTTTTCAGCATTGACCAG GAAGAAGATGTTGACTTCCTGGCCAGATTTTCTAAGCTGGTAAATGGAATGGGACAGTCATTGATAGCCAGCTGGACTAAGTTAATTAAGAATGGTGACATCAAGAATGCTCAAGAGGCGCTGCAAGCTATCGAAACAAAAGTGGCACTAATGTTGCAGCTCTTAATTCATGAGGATGATGACATCTCTTCCAACATTATTGGATTTTGTTATGATTATCTCCATATTTTGAAACAG CTCACCATGCTCTCGGATCAGCAGAAGGCTAATGTAGAG gcAATCATGCTGGCCGTTATGAAAAAATTGACTTATGATGAAGAATATAACTTTGAAAACGAG GGTGAAGATGAAGCCATGTTTGTAGAGTATAGAAAACAGCTGAAGTTGCTGTTGGACAGGCTCGCTCAAGTTTCCCCAGAGTTACTGCTGGCCTCTGTGCGCAGAGTGTTCAGTTCGACACTGCA GAATTGGCAGACTACACGGTTTATGGAAGTGGAAGTAGCAATAAGATTGCTGTATATGTTGGCAGAAGCTCTTCCAGTATCTCATGGTGCTCACTTCTCAGGTGATGTTTCAAAAGCTAGTGCTTTGCAGGATATGATGCGAACT TTGGTAACATCAGGAGTTAGTTCCTATCAGCATACATCTGTGACATTGGAGTTCTTTGAAACTGTTGTTAGATATGAAAAGTTCTTCACAGTTGAACCTCAGCACATTCCATGTGTACTA ATGGCTTTCCTAGATCACAGGGGTCTGCGGCATGCTAGCGCAAAAGTGCGGAGCAGAACTGCTTACCTCTTCTCTAGATTTGTCAAATCTCTCAA TAAACAAATGAATCCATTCATTGAGGATATTCTGAATAGAATACAAGATTTATTAGAGCTTTCTCCGCCT GAGAATGGTTACCAGTCTCTGCTGAGCAGCGATGATCAGCTCTTTATTTATGAGACAGCTGGAGTGCTGATTGTTAACAGTGAGTACCCAGCAGAGCGGAAGCAAGCGTTAATGAGGAATCTGTTGACTCCACTCATGGAGAAGTTTAAAATTCTGTTAGAAAAACTGATGCTGGCACAAGACGAAGAAAGACAGGCGTCTCTGGCTGACTGTCTCAATCATGCTGTTGGATTTGCCAG TCGAACCAGCAAAGCTTTCAGCAACAAGCAGACTGTGAAACAATGTGGCTGTTCCGAAGTTTATCTGGACTGTTTACAGACATTCCTGCCAGCACTCAGTTGTCCCTTACAAAAGGATGTTCTCAGAAGTGGAGTCCGCACTTTCCTCCATCGCATGATTATCTGCCTAGAGGAAGAAGTTCTTCCCTTCATCCCATCTGCGTCAGAACACATGCTCAAAGACTGCGAAGCGAAAGACCTCCAGGAGCTCATTCCTCTCATCAACCAGATCACAGCCAAATTCAAG GTACAGGTATCCCCATTTTTACAGCAAATGTTCATGCCTCTGCTCCATGCCATTTTTGAAGTGCTGCTGCGACCAGCGGAGGACAACGACCAGTCTGCTGCCCTGGAGAAGCAGATGCTGCGGAGGAGCTACTTTGCCTTCCTGCAGACAGTCACGGGCAGTGGGATGAGCGAAGTCATAGCAAATCAAG GCGCAGAGAATGTGGAAAGAGTACTGGTGACTGTCATTCAGGGAGCCGTCGAGTATCCAGATCCAATTGCCCAGAAAACCTGCTTCATCATCCTCTCCAAGCTGGTGGAACTCTGGG GAGGGGAAGATGGACCGGTGGGATTCGCTGATTTCGTCTATAAGCACATTGTCCCCGCGTGTTTCCTGGCACCTCTAAAACAGACCTTTGACCTGGCAGATGCACAGACAGTATTG GCTCTGTCCGAGTGTGCAGTGACACTGAAGACAATTCATCTCAAACGG GGCCCAGAATGTGTTCAGTATCTTCAACAAGAATACCTGCCTTCCTTGCAAGTAGCTCCAGAGATAATCCAG gagTTTTGTCAAGCGCTTCAGCAGCCTGAtgctaaagtttttaaaaactacttaaaG GTCTTCTTCCAGAGAGCAAAGCCCTGA
- the XPOT gene encoding exportin-T isoform X2 translates to MFVEPSVGSEGACRSQQTPRTAARMDEQALLGLNPNADSDFRQRALAYFEQLKISPDAWQACAEALAQRTYRYSELTTIQQQLIRETLISWLQAQMLNPQPEKTFIRNKAAQVFALLFVTEYLTKWPKFFFDILSVVGLNSRGVDLYLRILMAIDSELVDRDVVHTSEEARRNTLIKDTMREQCIPNLVESWYQILQNYQYTNSEVTCQCLEVVGAYVSWIDLSLIANDRFINMLLGHMSIEVLREEACDCLFEIVNKGMDPVDKMKLVESLCQVLQSAGFFSIDQEEDVDFLARFSKLVNGMGQSLIASWTKLIKNGDIKNAQEALQAIETKVALMLQLLIHEDDDISSNIIGFCYDYLHILKQLTMLSDQQKANVEAIMLAVMKKLTYDEEYNFENEGEDEAMFVEYRKQLKLLLDRLAQVSPELLLASVRRVFSSTLQNWQTTRFMEVEVAIRLLYMLAEALPVSHGAHFSGDVSKASALQDMMRTLVTSGVSSYQHTSVTLEFFETVVRYEKFFTVEPQHIPCVLMAFLDHRGLRHASAKVRSRTAYLFSRFVKSLNKQMNPFIEDILNRIQDLLELSPPENGYQSLLSSDDQLFIYETAGVLIVNSEYPAERKQALMRNLLTPLMEKFKILLEKLMLAQDEERQASLADCLNHAVGFASRTSKAFSNKQTVKQCGCSEVYLDCLQTFLPALSCPLQKDVLRSGVRTFLHRMIICLEEEVLPFIPSASEHMLKDCEAKDLQELIPLINQITAKFKVQVSPFLQQMFMPLLHAIFEVLLRPAEDNDQSAALEKQMLRRSYFAFLQTVTGSGMSEVIANQGAENVERVLVTVIQGAVEYPDPIAQKTCFIILSKLVELWGGEDGPVGFADFVYKHIVPACFLAPLKQTFDLADAQTVLALSECAVTLKTIHLKRGPECVQYLQQEYLPSLQVAPEIIQEFCQALQQPDAKVFKNYLKVFFQRAKP, encoded by the exons ATGTTTGTGGAGCCCTCTGTGGGATCCGAGGGTGCCTGTCGTAGTCAGCAGACTCCACGGACGGCAGCAAGGATGGATGAACAGGCTCTCCTAGGGCTAAACCCAAATGCCGACTCCGACTTCAGACAAAGG GCCCTGGCCTATTTTGAGCAGTTAAAGATTTCCCCAGATGCCTGGCAGGCGTGTGCAGAAGCTCTAGCCCAGAGGACATACAG ATATTCAGAACTAACTACTATTCAACAACAACTAATTAGGGAGACGCTCATATCTTGGCTTCAAGCTCAG ATGCTGAATCCCCAGCCAGAGAAGACCTTTATACGGAACAAGGCTGCCCAGGTCTTTGCCTTGCTCTTTGTTACAGAGTATCTCACGAAATGGCCCAAGTTTTTTTTCGACATTCTCTCAGTAGTGGGCCTAAATTCCAGGGGAGTAGATCTGTACCTCCGGATCCTCATGGCTATTGATTCAGAGTTGGTGGATCGTGATGTAGTGCATACATCAGAG gaggCTCGTAGGAATACGCTAATAAAAGATACCATGAGGGAACAGTGCATTCCAAACTTGGTGGAATCATGGTACCAAATCCTACAGAATTATCAGTATACTAATTCAGAAGTGACGTGTCAGTGCCTTGAAGTAGTTGGGGCTTATGTCTCCTGGATAGACTTATCCCTCATAGCCAATGATAG GTTTATAAATATGCTGCTAGGTCATATGTCAATAGAAGTTCTGCGGGAAGAAGCGTGTGACTGTTTATTTGAAATTGTAAATAAAGGAATGGATCCTGTTGATAAAATGAAACTGGTAGAGTCTTTGTGTCAAGTATTACAGTCTGCTGGGTTTTTCAGCATTGACCAG GAAGAAGATGTTGACTTCCTGGCCAGATTTTCTAAGCTGGTAAATGGAATGGGACAGTCATTGATAGCCAGCTGGACTAAGTTAATTAAGAATGGTGACATCAAGAATGCTCAAGAGGCGCTGCAAGCTATCGAAACAAAAGTGGCACTAATGTTGCAGCTCTTAATTCATGAGGATGATGACATCTCTTCCAACATTATTGGATTTTGTTATGATTATCTCCATATTTTGAAACAG CTCACCATGCTCTCGGATCAGCAGAAGGCTAATGTAGAG gcAATCATGCTGGCCGTTATGAAAAAATTGACTTATGATGAAGAATATAACTTTGAAAACGAG GGTGAAGATGAAGCCATGTTTGTAGAGTATAGAAAACAGCTGAAGTTGCTGTTGGACAGGCTCGCTCAAGTTTCCCCAGAGTTACTGCTGGCCTCTGTGCGCAGAGTGTTCAGTTCGACACTGCA GAATTGGCAGACTACACGGTTTATGGAAGTGGAAGTAGCAATAAGATTGCTGTATATGTTGGCAGAAGCTCTTCCAGTATCTCATGGTGCTCACTTCTCAGGTGATGTTTCAAAAGCTAGTGCTTTGCAGGATATGATGCGAACT TTGGTAACATCAGGAGTTAGTTCCTATCAGCATACATCTGTGACATTGGAGTTCTTTGAAACTGTTGTTAGATATGAAAAGTTCTTCACAGTTGAACCTCAGCACATTCCATGTGTACTA ATGGCTTTCCTAGATCACAGGGGTCTGCGGCATGCTAGCGCAAAAGTGCGGAGCAGAACTGCTTACCTCTTCTCTAGATTTGTCAAATCTCTCAA TAAACAAATGAATCCATTCATTGAGGATATTCTGAATAGAATACAAGATTTATTAGAGCTTTCTCCGCCT GAGAATGGTTACCAGTCTCTGCTGAGCAGCGATGATCAGCTCTTTATTTATGAGACAGCTGGAGTGCTGATTGTTAACAGTGAGTACCCAGCAGAGCGGAAGCAAGCGTTAATGAGGAATCTGTTGACTCCACTCATGGAGAAGTTTAAAATTCTGTTAGAAAAACTGATGCTGGCACAAGACGAAGAAAGACAGGCGTCTCTGGCTGACTGTCTCAATCATGCTGTTGGATTTGCCAG TCGAACCAGCAAAGCTTTCAGCAACAAGCAGACTGTGAAACAATGTGGCTGTTCCGAAGTTTATCTGGACTGTTTACAGACATTCCTGCCAGCACTCAGTTGTCCCTTACAAAAGGATGTTCTCAGAAGTGGAGTCCGCACTTTCCTCCATCGCATGATTATCTGCCTAGAGGAAGAAGTTCTTCCCTTCATCCCATCTGCGTCAGAACACATGCTCAAAGACTGCGAAGCGAAAGACCTCCAGGAGCTCATTCCTCTCATCAACCAGATCACAGCCAAATTCAAG GTACAGGTATCCCCATTTTTACAGCAAATGTTCATGCCTCTGCTCCATGCCATTTTTGAAGTGCTGCTGCGACCAGCGGAGGACAACGACCAGTCTGCTGCCCTGGAGAAGCAGATGCTGCGGAGGAGCTACTTTGCCTTCCTGCAGACAGTCACGGGCAGTGGGATGAGCGAAGTCATAGCAAATCAAG GCGCAGAGAATGTGGAAAGAGTACTGGTGACTGTCATTCAGGGAGCCGTCGAGTATCCAGATCCAATTGCCCAGAAAACCTGCTTCATCATCCTCTCCAAGCTGGTGGAACTCTGGG GAGGGGAAGATGGACCGGTGGGATTCGCTGATTTCGTCTATAAGCACATTGTCCCCGCGTGTTTCCTGGCACCTCTAAAACAGACCTTTGACCTGGCAGATGCACAGACAGTATTG GCTCTGTCCGAGTGTGCAGTGACACTGAAGACAATTCATCTCAAACGG GGCCCAGAATGTGTTCAGTATCTTCAACAAGAATACCTGCCTTCCTTGCAAGTAGCTCCAGAGATAATCCAG gagTTTTGTCAAGCGCTTCAGCAGCCTGAtgctaaagtttttaaaaactacttaaaG GTCTTCTTCCAGAGAGCAAAGCCCTGA